A single window of Pantanalinema sp. DNA harbors:
- the malQ gene encoding 4-alpha-glucanotransferase yields MSPRRSGILLHPSSLPGRFGIGDLGPQAIAWVEHLADMAQGWWQVLPLTPTSVGDSPYFSPSAFAGNPYLISPVALHEAGWLDEVDLDAAPEFPRHRVDYGAVGPWKRMILATAFRNYEERASFEEKARFDAFLDEERHWLDDYGLFMAIKEEQGGLPWIDWPMELARREAQALEAARERLASRIRLHQFGQYQFFGQWQGLKAYANSRNVRLIGDAPIFVAHDSADVWAHPELWRLDSKGHPLVVAGVPPDYFSATGQLWGNPHYDWAAMAGTGYAWWAARLRSLLRLVDLIRLDHFRGFAGFWEIPALEPTAVNGRWVPGPGAALFEALADQLGELPLIAEDLGVITPDVVELRDRFGLPGMKILQFAFDAAEENNYFPHLFERNCAVYPGTHDNDTSKGWYEKAKPEDKALMAEYLGKDRITEPHWELIRLGHASVADLSVVPLQDLLGLGSEARMNTPGTMGGNWAWRFEEGGLTPEIKARFDRMTRLYDREPL; encoded by the coding sequence ATGAGCCCCCGTCGCAGCGGCATCCTGTTGCATCCCTCCTCGTTGCCGGGGCGCTTCGGCATCGGCGATTTGGGACCGCAGGCGATCGCCTGGGTCGAGCACCTGGCCGACATGGCGCAGGGGTGGTGGCAGGTGCTGCCGCTGACGCCGACCAGCGTCGGGGACTCGCCCTACTTCTCGCCCTCGGCCTTCGCGGGCAATCCCTACCTCATCTCGCCCGTCGCCCTGCACGAGGCGGGCTGGCTCGACGAGGTCGACCTGGATGCGGCCCCGGAGTTCCCGCGCCATCGGGTGGACTACGGGGCGGTGGGCCCCTGGAAGCGAATGATCCTCGCGACGGCCTTCAGGAACTACGAGGAGCGCGCGAGCTTCGAGGAGAAGGCGCGCTTCGACGCCTTCCTCGACGAGGAGCGTCACTGGCTCGACGATTACGGCCTCTTCATGGCGATCAAGGAGGAGCAGGGCGGCCTGCCCTGGATCGACTGGCCGATGGAGCTCGCCCGGCGCGAGGCGCAGGCCCTCGAGGCGGCCCGCGAGCGCCTCGCGTCGCGGATCAGGCTCCACCAGTTCGGACAGTACCAGTTCTTCGGCCAGTGGCAGGGCCTCAAGGCCTACGCCAATTCCCGGAACGTGCGCCTCATCGGGGACGCCCCGATCTTCGTCGCCCACGACAGCGCAGACGTCTGGGCGCACCCCGAGCTGTGGCGGCTGGATTCGAAGGGCCACCCGCTGGTCGTGGCGGGGGTGCCGCCCGATTACTTCAGCGCCACGGGTCAGCTCTGGGGCAACCCTCACTACGACTGGGCGGCCATGGCCGGGACGGGCTACGCGTGGTGGGCGGCGCGCCTGCGATCGCTGTTGCGCCTGGTGGACCTCATTCGCCTCGACCACTTCCGCGGCTTCGCGGGCTTCTGGGAGATCCCCGCGCTCGAGCCGACGGCGGTCAACGGGCGGTGGGTGCCGGGGCCGGGGGCGGCCCTGTTCGAGGCCCTCGCGGATCAGCTGGGCGAGCTTCCCCTCATCGCCGAGGACCTGGGGGTGATCACCCCGGACGTGGTGGAGCTGCGCGATCGCTTCGGGCTTCCCGGCATGAAGATTCTGCAGTTCGCCTTCGACGCCGCCGAGGAGAACAACTACTTCCCGCACCTCTTTGAGCGCAACTGCGCGGTCTACCCCGGCACCCACGACAACGATACGAGCAAGGGCTGGTACGAGAAGGCCAAGCCCGAGGACAAGGCCCTGATGGCCGAGTACCTCGGCAAGGACCGCATCACCGAGCCCCACTGGGAGCTGATCCGGCTGGGGCACGCCTCGGTGGCGGACCTCTCGGTGGTGCCCCTCCAGGACCTGCTGGGCCTGGGGTCCGAGGCCCGGATGAACACCCCGGGCACCATGGGAGGCAACTGGGCATGGCGCTTCGAGGAGGGGGGCCTCACCCCCGAGATCAAGGCGCGCTTCGACCGGATGACGCGCCTCTACGACCGGGAGCCGTTGTAA
- a CDS encoding GNAT family N-acetyltransferase, producing MTIRFATPCDVPAILALIKDLADYEQLLHEVEATEERLHAHLFGDRPYVEVLMAEEEGALAGFALFFHNYSTFLAKPGIYLEDLFVKPEFRGKGIGKQLLVRLAQLAVERGCGRLEWSVLDWNEPSIQFYRAQGAKAMAEWTVYRVTGDKLDRLAGGEPVALY from the coding sequence ATGACCATCCGCTTCGCCACCCCTTGCGACGTGCCCGCCATCCTGGCCCTCATCAAGGATCTGGCCGACTACGAGCAGCTCCTGCACGAGGTCGAGGCCACCGAGGAGCGCCTGCACGCGCACCTGTTCGGCGATCGCCCCTACGTCGAGGTCCTGATGGCCGAGGAGGAAGGCGCGCTTGCTGGCTTCGCCCTCTTCTTCCACAACTACTCGACCTTCCTGGCCAAGCCCGGCATCTACCTGGAGGACCTGTTCGTGAAGCCCGAGTTCCGGGGCAAGGGCATCGGAAAGCAGCTCTTGGTGCGCCTCGCGCAGCTCGCCGTGGAGCGCGGCTGCGGCCGCCTGGAGTGGAGCGTGCTGGACTGGAACGAGCCGTCCATCCAGTTCTACAGGGCTCAGGGCGCGAAGGCCATGGCCGAGTGGACGGTCTACCGGGTGACGGGCGACAAGCTGGACCGCCTCGCGGGTGGGGAGCCCGTCGCGCTGTACTAG
- a CDS encoding GNAT family N-acetyltransferase, producing the protein MPIVETTAETITPLRFAVLRPHRPIEESRYPTDQAPGTIHLAAYDGETLVGCTSAHLEPAPGREGQAYRLRGMAVQEGYRGKGIGAQLLEAMEARIKATGTPLVWCNGRTQAGAFYRRHGWQPEGAEFDIVGVPHYVFSKVL; encoded by the coding sequence ATGCCCATCGTCGAGACCACCGCCGAGACCATCACTCCCCTGCGCTTCGCCGTCCTGCGGCCCCACCGGCCCATCGAGGAGTCGCGCTACCCCACGGACCAGGCCCCCGGCACCATCCACCTGGCCGCCTACGACGGCGAGACCCTCGTGGGCTGCACCTCGGCGCACCTGGAGCCCGCTCCCGGACGCGAGGGACAGGCCTACCGCCTGCGCGGCATGGCCGTGCAGGAAGGCTACCGCGGCAAGGGGATCGGCGCGCAGCTGCTCGAAGCGATGGAGGCGCGCATCAAGGCGACGGGCACGCCGCTCGTCTGGTGTAACGGCAGGACGCAGGCGGGCGCCTTCTACCGCCGCCACGGCTGGCAGCCAGAAGGCGCCGAGTTCGACATCGTCGGCGTCCCCCACTACGTGTTCAGCAAAGTGCTCTAG
- a CDS encoding class I SAM-dependent methyltransferase — MTLKELQVTNRIHDYMIANSLREPEVLRRLREETERHPRAQMQISAMQGQFMRLLIQLLGAKKTLEVGVFTGYSSLSVALALPEDAQIIACDVSEEYTAVARRYWAEAGVAHKIDLRLAPALETLDALVAQGHAGTFDFAFIDADKENDLAYYERALTLARPGGLIAIDNVLWSGSVADPSDRDESTEAIRALNRLVHHDERVDMSMLPVADGLTLARKR; from the coding sequence ATGACGCTCAAAGAACTCCAGGTGACCAATCGGATCCACGACTACATGATCGCCAACTCGCTGCGCGAGCCCGAGGTGCTGCGCCGCCTGCGCGAGGAGACCGAGCGCCACCCTCGCGCCCAGATGCAGATCTCGGCGATGCAGGGGCAGTTCATGCGGCTGCTGATCCAGCTTTTGGGCGCCAAGAAGACCCTCGAAGTCGGGGTCTTCACAGGCTACAGCTCGCTCTCGGTCGCCCTCGCCCTGCCCGAGGACGCTCAGATCATCGCCTGCGACGTGTCCGAGGAGTACACCGCGGTCGCCCGGCGCTACTGGGCCGAGGCCGGCGTCGCCCACAAGATCGACCTGCGCCTGGCCCCGGCCCTCGAGACCCTGGACGCCCTCGTCGCCCAAGGCCACGCGGGGACCTTCGACTTCGCGTTCATCGACGCCGACAAGGAGAACGACCTGGCCTACTACGAGCGCGCGCTCACCCTCGCCAGGCCCGGCGGCCTGATCGCCATCGACAACGTGCTGTGGTCGGGCTCGGTGGCGGATCCGAGCGACCGCGACGAAAGCACCGAGGCCATCCGCGCGCTCAATCGCCTCGTGCACCACGACGAGCGCGTGGACATGAGCATGCTGCCGGTGGCCGACGGGCTGACGCTCGCGAGGAAACGCTGA
- a CDS encoding lysophospholipid acyltransferase family protein: MKTLFSLYAWLVWILHLLVALPVLVLALAIDPALGLRVVQATARSAFFLCGIRIRVIGTERVDWSRAHVFMGNHQNLLDPFVLVVAIPHHMVGIEKRENQRLPLYGAASRAWGNIPIDREDPEAARATIAEATDRLRRGTSIVILPEGTRTKDGRIGPFKKGGFHMALGAGADIVPFTFNGAYQLLRNGDWRLRPGTIEVVFGEAIATEDYTRETLDDLVEAVRGAVCSEFKG, from the coding sequence ATGAAGACGCTCTTTTCGCTGTATGCCTGGCTGGTCTGGATCCTGCACCTGCTCGTCGCCCTCCCCGTGCTGGTGCTGGCGCTCGCCATCGACCCGGCGCTCGGGCTGCGGGTCGTCCAGGCCACGGCGCGCTCGGCCTTCTTCCTGTGCGGGATCCGGATCAGGGTGATCGGGACCGAGCGGGTCGACTGGTCGCGTGCCCACGTCTTCATGGGCAACCATCAGAATCTGCTCGATCCCTTCGTCCTGGTGGTCGCGATCCCGCACCACATGGTGGGGATCGAGAAGCGCGAGAACCAGCGCCTGCCGCTCTACGGGGCGGCGTCGCGGGCCTGGGGCAACATCCCCATCGACCGGGAGGATCCCGAGGCTGCGCGCGCCACCATCGCAGAGGCGACCGATCGCCTCAGGCGCGGCACCTCGATCGTCATCCTGCCGGAGGGCACCCGCACCAAGGACGGCCGGATCGGTCCCTTCAAGAAGGGGGGCTTCCACATGGCCCTCGGCGCCGGGGCGGACATCGTCCCCTTCACCTTCAACGGCGCCTACCAGCTCCTGCGCAACGGAGACTGGCGCTTGCGGCCCGGCACGATCGAGGTGGTCTTCGGCGAGGCGATCGCGACCGAGGACTACACCCGCGAGACCCTGGACGACCTGGTCGAGGCGGTGCGCGGGGCCGTCTGCTCCGAGTTCAAGGGCTAG